The Gillisia sp. Hel_I_86 genome has a segment encoding these proteins:
- the panC gene encoding pantoate--beta-alanine ligase, with protein sequence MQIIKEKATLTEVISKLKSKDSSIGFVPTMGALHEGHLSLIRQAAAVCDVVVVSIFINPTQFDNAIDLDKYPRTLDSDIQKLEELNLNVIGFTPSAAELYSNNIQSEHFQFDGLEHKMEGKYRNGHFDGVGTVIKKLFEMVQPDKAFFGEKDYQQLQIIKKLVQCYQLPVEVIACPINREHNGLARSSRNERLIPKIRLEASFIHETLLKAKDKFGIESANQITQWVENEFKAHPYFKLEYFEIADSETLKPITNDVNGKLVRAFIAVYFEDIRLIDNIALNY encoded by the coding sequence ATGCAGATTATTAAAGAGAAAGCGACCTTGACAGAGGTTATTTCCAAATTAAAATCCAAAGATTCCTCCATAGGATTCGTGCCTACAATGGGCGCATTGCATGAAGGGCACTTGTCTTTGATTAGGCAAGCTGCTGCTGTTTGTGATGTCGTTGTAGTGAGTATTTTTATCAATCCCACCCAGTTCGATAATGCAATAGATTTGGACAAATATCCCAGAACATTGGATTCTGACATCCAAAAATTAGAAGAATTGAACCTTAATGTGATTGGTTTTACTCCCTCTGCAGCCGAACTTTATAGTAACAATATCCAGTCTGAACATTTTCAATTTGACGGTTTGGAACATAAAATGGAAGGAAAATACAGAAACGGACATTTTGACGGAGTTGGTACGGTTATAAAAAAACTTTTCGAGATGGTACAGCCCGATAAAGCGTTTTTTGGGGAAAAAGATTACCAACAGTTACAAATAATAAAAAAACTCGTGCAGTGCTACCAGCTTCCCGTAGAAGTAATAGCCTGCCCCATTAATCGGGAACATAACGGGTTAGCAAGAAGTTCCAGAAATGAACGACTAATCCCAAAAATTCGTCTTGAGGCATCGTTTATACATGAAACACTGTTAAAGGCAAAGGATAAATTTGGCATAGAAAGTGCAAATCAGATAACACAATGGGTGGAAAATGAATTTAAAGCACATCCCTATTTCAAATTGGAATATTTCGAGATTGCCGATAGCGAAACATTGAAGCCAATAACAAATGATGTTAATGGTAAACTTGTTCGAGCGTTTATCGCGGTGTATTTCGAAGACATTAGGCTTATAGACAACATAGCCTTAAATTATTAA
- a CDS encoding glycogen/starch synthase produces MKDKRILYVSSEVIPYLPETDISSMSFEAARMVNGLGGQIRIFMPRYGNINERRHQLHEVIRLSGMNLVIDDLDMPLIIKVASIPKERMQVYFIDNEDYFKRKATLTDEDGNLFPDNDERAIFFAKGVIETVKKLNWSPDIIHVHGWLSSLLPLYLRNYYGNEPLFSGAKIVTSIYNQSFDESLDAGMHKKILFDGLENNNVKHLKKPTYVNLMKTAIDNSDAVIIGGNNIPAELSKYLNKQEIPVLDYKTPEEFSTAYQDFYDTQVLSQ; encoded by the coding sequence ATGAAAGATAAGAGGATATTGTACGTATCATCTGAAGTTATTCCTTACCTGCCCGAAACCGATATATCATCTATGTCTTTTGAAGCTGCCAGAATGGTAAATGGTTTAGGAGGACAAATTAGGATATTTATGCCACGTTATGGCAACATCAATGAAAGAAGGCATCAGTTGCATGAAGTGATTAGGTTGTCTGGGATGAATTTGGTGATAGACGATCTGGATATGCCGTTAATTATTAAGGTTGCCTCTATTCCAAAAGAACGGATGCAGGTTTATTTTATAGATAACGAAGATTATTTCAAGAGAAAAGCAACACTTACAGATGAGGACGGGAATTTGTTTCCAGATAACGACGAACGTGCAATTTTCTTTGCCAAAGGAGTAATTGAAACAGTAAAGAAATTAAACTGGTCCCCAGATATTATACACGTTCATGGTTGGTTATCTTCATTATTGCCATTATACCTAAGGAACTACTACGGAAACGAGCCATTATTTTCTGGCGCAAAAATTGTTACCTCTATATACAATCAAAGTTTCGATGAATCGTTAGATGCAGGAATGCACAAGAAAATTCTTTTTGATGGGTTGGAAAATAATAATGTAAAGCATTTGAAAAAACCTACCTATGTTAATTTGATGAAAACCGCAATAGATAATTCTGATGCGGTGATTATTGGTGGAAATAATATTCCGGCAGAATTATCAAAATACCTAAATAAGCAGGAAATTCCGGTTTTGGATTATAAAACACCAGAAGAATTTTCTACTGCATACCAAGATTTTTACGATACTCAAGTATTATCACAATAA
- a CDS encoding DUF4270 domain-containing protein, giving the protein MNFLKRARLVSVAMLLVLAFTSCDDDFNTIGGRLVGQFDSIPLYEAGVIGYSNKIGPVQTNGRTTDGTAINLLGIYNDPVYGQQVASVLTQLSLSTTSPEFGDQPVVDSVVLTLAYYSTVVETGEDGNPVYELDSIFGDSPYKLTVSRSNFFLNNFDPEADFASVQKYYSNQGPVFENNLIGAPLYTNENFLPSNNEVVYEGFNEQNEVDTIRTTPRLRANLPVQFFQENIINKEGSIELFNNNNFNNFIRGLYFKAEPLNGGGNMLLLDFSYLTNPDVGIMIYYTSQVEDSSDSDGDGDTTEMIGQPASYKLNFGTNTVNTFSQDFPAGIASEITETNSEAGAKNLFLKGGEGVVSVIRLFEDEAELAELRANNWLINEANLTFFVDQDRVEIGESEPERIYLYNLKTNEQLFDYLIDPTLNTESPLNSLISHSSRLERDESGAGVSYKIRITEHIKNVLNKDSTNVKLGLVVTQNINLVGNSALKTVIDSITRVPRASVISPEGTVLHGNLSPNVDKRLKFNIYYTETNN; this is encoded by the coding sequence ATGAATTTTTTGAAAAGAGCACGCCTGGTTTCAGTAGCAATGCTATTGGTGTTGGCATTTACCTCATGTGATGACGATTTTAATACCATTGGCGGCAGGCTTGTGGGACAGTTTGATTCCATCCCCCTTTATGAAGCTGGAGTGATTGGTTATAGCAATAAAATTGGGCCAGTTCAAACCAATGGGCGGACTACAGATGGAACTGCTATAAATTTGTTAGGAATTTATAATGATCCAGTTTATGGGCAACAAGTAGCGAGTGTTTTAACCCAATTATCCTTGTCTACAACTAGCCCCGAGTTCGGGGATCAGCCTGTTGTGGACAGTGTTGTATTAACACTCGCCTATTATAGTACGGTAGTTGAAACGGGAGAAGATGGAAATCCGGTTTATGAATTGGATTCTATTTTTGGTGATTCTCCGTATAAATTAACGGTTAGTAGATCTAATTTTTTCCTTAATAATTTTGATCCAGAAGCCGATTTTGCTAGCGTTCAAAAATATTACTCTAACCAAGGGCCTGTTTTCGAAAATAATTTAATTGGAGCTCCTTTGTATACGAACGAGAATTTTTTACCATCAAACAATGAGGTGGTTTATGAAGGGTTCAATGAGCAAAATGAAGTGGACACCATTCGTACTACTCCCCGACTTAGAGCTAATTTACCAGTACAATTTTTTCAAGAGAATATTATTAATAAAGAAGGTTCTATAGAGCTTTTCAATAATAACAACTTCAATAACTTTATTAGAGGACTCTATTTTAAGGCTGAACCTTTAAATGGAGGCGGTAATATGTTATTGCTGGATTTCAGTTATCTTACTAATCCAGATGTAGGAATTATGATTTATTATACTTCCCAAGTAGAAGATTCTTCCGATTCTGATGGGGATGGGGATACTACTGAAATGATAGGACAACCGGCATCTTATAAATTGAATTTTGGAACAAATACCGTAAACACGTTTTCACAAGATTTTCCAGCGGGGATAGCTTCAGAAATTACGGAAACAAATTCTGAGGCAGGAGCTAAGAATTTGTTTTTAAAAGGAGGAGAAGGCGTGGTTTCAGTCATTAGATTGTTCGAAGATGAAGCAGAATTAGCAGAATTGAGAGCTAATAACTGGTTGATCAACGAAGCAAACCTAACCTTTTTTGTAGATCAGGATAGAGTTGAAATTGGGGAATCTGAACCAGAAAGAATTTACTTATACAATTTAAAAACCAACGAGCAATTGTTCGATTATCTAATAGATCCCACCTTAAATACTGAAAGTCCTTTAAATTCTCTCATCTCACATTCCAGTAGATTGGAAAGAGATGAAAGCGGTGCAGGAGTTAGTTATAAAATAAGGATTACCGAGCATATAAAGAACGTTTTAAACAAAGACTCTACAAATGTAAAGCTAGGGCTGGTAGTTACGCAAAACATTAATTTGGTTGGAAATTCAGCTTTAAAAACTGTCATAGATAGTATTACAAGAGTTCCTAGAGCATCTGTTATTTCTCCAGAAGGAACGGTGTTGCATGGGAATTTATCTCCAAATGTGGATAAAAGATTAAAATTTAATATTTATTATACAGAAACAAACAATTAG
- the glmS gene encoding glutamine--fructose-6-phosphate transaminase (isomerizing) has protein sequence MCGIVGYIGHREAYPIVLKGLHRLEYRGYDSAGIALFDGEELNLCKTKGKVADLEAKFNATTSTKGNIGIGHTRWATHGVPNDVNSHPHYSNSGNLVIIHNGIIENYSSLKKELIKRGYTFQSDTDTEVLVNLIEDVMINEDVMLGKAVQIALNQTIGAYAITIFDKRKENELVVARLGSPLAIGIGENEFFIASDASPFIEFTNNAIYLEDGEMAVVRLDKEIKVRKIHDDSLVDPYIQELQLNLEQIEKGGYDHFMLKEIYEQPNAITDTYRGRMLVDKGIIRMAGVDDNIERIAKAKRILVVACGTSWHAGLVAEYIFEDLARIPVEVEYASEFRYRNPVIHENDVVIAISQSGETADTMAAIKLAKEKGAFVFGVCNVVGSSISRETHAGAYTHAGPEIGVASTKAFTTQITVLTLMALKLAKHRGTISDTDFRHHLQQLEAIPVKISKVLETTNEHIKEIAFKYKEATNCLYLGRGYNFPVALEGALKLKEISYIHAEGYPAAEMKHGPIALIDEQMPVVVIATKIGHYDKVVSNIQEIKSRKGKIIGIVTEGDTEVKELADYVIEVPDTIESLTPLLTTIPMQLLSYHIAVMLGKNVDQPRNLAKSVTVE, from the coding sequence ATGTGCGGAATTGTAGGTTATATAGGGCATAGAGAAGCTTATCCTATAGTGTTAAAAGGATTGCATAGATTAGAGTATAGAGGGTATGATAGTGCTGGGATTGCATTGTTTGACGGGGAAGAACTTAATCTTTGTAAGACCAAAGGGAAAGTAGCAGATCTTGAAGCCAAGTTTAATGCTACCACTTCCACTAAAGGAAATATTGGGATAGGGCATACAAGATGGGCAACACATGGGGTGCCAAATGATGTAAATTCGCATCCACATTATTCCAATTCTGGAAATTTGGTGATAATCCATAACGGGATTATAGAAAATTATTCTTCCCTTAAAAAGGAGTTGATTAAAAGGGGCTATACTTTTCAATCTGATACCGATACGGAAGTGTTGGTAAACCTTATTGAAGATGTAATGATCAATGAAGATGTGATGTTGGGGAAAGCAGTGCAAATTGCACTTAACCAAACTATCGGGGCCTACGCTATTACCATTTTTGATAAAAGAAAAGAAAATGAACTGGTGGTTGCCCGGTTAGGGAGTCCATTAGCAATAGGGATTGGAGAAAATGAATTTTTTATAGCATCTGATGCTTCTCCATTTATTGAGTTCACCAATAATGCTATTTATCTTGAAGATGGTGAAATGGCCGTGGTGAGACTTGATAAAGAAATTAAAGTTAGAAAAATACATGATGACTCTTTAGTAGATCCATATATTCAGGAATTACAATTGAATTTAGAGCAGATTGAAAAAGGAGGCTATGATCATTTTATGCTTAAAGAGATCTATGAGCAGCCTAATGCCATAACAGATACCTATAGGGGGCGCATGTTGGTGGATAAGGGCATAATTAGAATGGCTGGGGTAGACGATAATATTGAGCGTATTGCAAAGGCAAAGAGAATTCTTGTTGTTGCCTGTGGAACTTCATGGCATGCGGGATTGGTAGCCGAGTATATTTTCGAAGACCTTGCAAGAATCCCTGTAGAAGTTGAATATGCTTCAGAATTTAGATATAGAAATCCCGTAATTCATGAAAACGATGTTGTAATTGCCATTTCTCAAAGTGGGGAAACTGCAGATACCATGGCCGCAATAAAGCTTGCTAAAGAAAAAGGAGCCTTTGTATTTGGGGTATGTAACGTCGTAGGGTCATCAATATCCAGGGAAACCCATGCGGGAGCTTACACGCATGCAGGTCCAGAGATAGGGGTTGCTTCAACCAAAGCTTTTACAACCCAGATCACGGTACTTACTTTAATGGCTTTAAAACTGGCAAAACATAGGGGCACCATATCCGATACAGATTTTAGACATCATTTACAGCAATTGGAAGCCATTCCTGTCAAGATCTCTAAGGTTTTAGAAACAACGAACGAGCATATTAAAGAAATCGCCTTTAAATATAAAGAAGCAACAAATTGCCTTTATTTGGGAAGAGGTTATAATTTCCCGGTGGCGCTGGAAGGAGCCTTGAAATTAAAAGAAATCTCCTATATCCATGCTGAAGGATATCCTGCTGCCGAAATGAAACACGGGCCTATTGCCTTGATCGATGAGCAAATGCCGGTTGTGGTTATTGCTACCAAAATTGGGCATTACGATAAGGTTGTGAGTAATATTCAAGAAATAAAATCCAGAAAAGGAAAAATTATAGGGATTGTTACAGAAGGCGATACAGAAGTGAAGGAACTGGCAGATTATGTGATCGAGGTGCCAGATACTATAGAATCCTTAACGCCATTGTTAACTACAATCCCAATGCAATTGCTTTCTTATCATATTGCAGTGATGCTGGGTAAAAATGTAGATCAGCCAAGAAACTTGGCCAAATCTGTAACGGTAGAATAG
- a CDS encoding TonB-dependent receptor: MKKSILLIVFLCCLISHAQTTVTGRIVDNNSTPVAGANILVPDLSQGTVSDLNGDFSLSVSQAPPFNIQISSVGYETQLVSVTSNNQVINVTLLEGNALDEIVVSASRSPERIFESPVTIERFGIKEIKNTTAASFYGGLENLKGVDINTSSLTFQSVNTRGFATFANTRFVQLVDGMDNSSPALNFVLGNLLGMTELDVHSIELLPGASSALYGANAFNGILFMTSKNPFDFPGISAYYKQGITSQEAAGTNPVYDLGVRVAHKFSDKFAAKVNFSYLKGTDWYAVSEVDVLSPGNTRADPNYDGLNTYGDDFSVNIKGVGQSLAAAGIIPLEAVDFIPNENVTRTGYAETSLTDYEAESIKFDAALHYRPFADDFEISYLGKVGIGSTIYQGANRYALKDFFLQQHKLEIGNDNFFVRGYITDEDAGDSYDTRFTAININRRWKSDEQWFGQYTGAFLGATMVGASTEEAHAVARQTADTGRLEPGTPEFQNAFEQVTTDPSLATGSKFQDETQLRHADANYNFSHITQDFADIQVGGSYRQYKLNSFGTIFTDVDGPIKYSEYGIYTQIQKKLMAERLKLTGSIRYDKSELFDGNFSPRLSVGYTAGARRSHNLRASVQTGFRYPTTQDLFIGLDAGRAILVGSAESNLDRDVRTFPLSGVGAAVTGSPNATVVGRAAYENSFSLNSVLTGAPAKSDVDIVKPEQVTAFEVGYRGRTGKVIIDLNAYYNTYKDFISNETVLVPLYGEVGVDDLSLLALQQGDFKAYQTYTNSSADVKSYGATIGLGTKVFGNFDLDGNYTYSEEDFDQSSAPDFRTSFNTPKHKVKISFGNTEVFTNFGFNVNYRWSDTYLWQSTFGDGTVPAYSVVDAQVNYKVPSIKSIFKLGATNIGGNEYFTAYGTGLIGQQYYLSITFNN; encoded by the coding sequence ATGAAAAAATCGATCCTCCTTATTGTTTTTTTGTGTTGCCTTATTTCCCACGCCCAAACTACGGTTACCGGTCGTATTGTAGATAACAACAGCACCCCGGTTGCGGGAGCCAATATACTGGTTCCCGATCTTTCACAAGGTACGGTTTCAGATCTCAATGGAGATTTTAGTCTTTCCGTTTCCCAAGCCCCACCATTCAACATTCAAATTAGTAGTGTGGGATATGAAACCCAATTGGTTTCTGTTACTTCCAATAATCAGGTAATCAATGTTACGCTACTAGAAGGAAATGCCTTGGATGAAATAGTGGTTTCAGCTTCCAGATCTCCGGAACGAATCTTTGAATCTCCCGTAACCATAGAGCGTTTTGGGATCAAGGAAATAAAGAATACTACCGCCGCCTCCTTCTATGGCGGACTTGAAAACCTAAAAGGAGTAGATATAAACACCAGTAGTTTAACGTTCCAATCTGTAAACACACGTGGTTTTGCCACTTTTGCCAATACCAGATTTGTACAATTGGTAGACGGAATGGATAATTCCTCTCCAGCCTTGAATTTTGTTCTTGGTAATTTGCTTGGGATGACAGAGCTCGACGTGCATAGTATAGAACTCCTCCCTGGAGCTTCTTCCGCTTTATATGGCGCAAATGCTTTTAATGGAATCTTGTTTATGACCAGTAAAAATCCGTTTGATTTTCCGGGAATAAGCGCGTATTATAAGCAGGGAATCACTTCGCAAGAGGCTGCTGGCACCAATCCGGTTTATGATCTTGGTGTTCGGGTTGCCCACAAATTCTCCGATAAATTTGCAGCCAAGGTCAATTTCTCTTATTTAAAAGGAACAGACTGGTATGCCGTAAGTGAGGTAGATGTGCTAAGTCCGGGAAATACGAGAGCCGATCCAAACTATGATGGTTTAAACACTTATGGGGATGACTTTAGTGTAAACATTAAAGGAGTTGGCCAATCCCTGGCTGCTGCAGGGATAATCCCTTTGGAGGCAGTAGACTTTATACCTAATGAAAATGTAACTAGAACAGGTTATGCTGAAACCAGTCTTACCGATTATGAGGCAGAAAGTATAAAATTTGATGCTGCCCTGCACTACAGGCCTTTTGCAGATGATTTTGAAATCAGTTATTTAGGAAAAGTGGGCATTGGATCTACAATTTATCAAGGTGCCAATCGATATGCATTGAAGGACTTTTTTTTGCAACAGCATAAATTGGAAATTGGGAATGACAACTTTTTCGTGAGGGGTTATATCACCGATGAAGACGCCGGTGATTCCTATGATACCCGTTTTACAGCGATCAACATTAATAGGCGTTGGAAATCAGATGAGCAGTGGTTTGGACAATACACCGGAGCATTTTTAGGTGCAACTATGGTGGGCGCTTCTACAGAAGAGGCGCATGCTGTTGCAAGACAAACGGCAGATACGGGAAGATTGGAACCGGGAACACCAGAATTTCAGAATGCCTTTGAGCAGGTAACCACCGACCCAAGTCTTGCTACAGGATCTAAATTCCAAGATGAAACTCAATTAAGGCATGCAGATGCAAATTATAATTTTTCCCACATTACTCAAGATTTTGCTGATATTCAGGTTGGAGGATCGTACAGGCAATACAAACTGAATTCCTTTGGAACTATTTTTACTGATGTAGATGGTCCAATAAAATATTCTGAATATGGTATCTATACGCAAATTCAGAAAAAATTAATGGCAGAAAGATTGAAATTAACTGGATCTATTAGATATGATAAATCCGAATTGTTTGATGGAAACTTCTCTCCACGACTTTCTGTAGGGTATACTGCGGGTGCTAGAAGATCTCACAATTTAAGAGCATCTGTACAAACAGGTTTTAGATATCCAACTACTCAGGATTTATTTATTGGTTTGGATGCCGGAAGAGCAATTTTAGTAGGTTCGGCTGAATCTAATTTGGATCGCGATGTTAGAACCTTCCCATTAAGCGGAGTTGGGGCAGCGGTAACTGGTAGTCCAAATGCCACTGTAGTGGGAAGAGCAGCCTATGAAAATTCATTTTCTTTGAATTCTGTATTAACTGGAGCTCCGGCTAAATCGGATGTAGATATTGTAAAGCCAGAACAAGTAACAGCTTTTGAAGTTGGATATCGTGGAAGGACTGGAAAAGTGATTATAGACTTAAATGCCTATTACAACACCTACAAAGATTTTATTTCTAATGAAACCGTTTTAGTTCCGTTGTATGGAGAGGTTGGGGTTGACGACCTTTCTTTATTGGCGCTTCAACAAGGAGATTTTAAAGCATATCAAACCTATACAAATTCTTCGGCAGATGTAAAATCCTATGGAGCAACAATTGGGCTGGGAACAAAGGTTTTTGGGAATTTTGATCTGGATGGGAACTATACCTATTCCGAAGAGGATTTCGATCAATCTTCGGCTCCAGATTTTAGGACCAGCTTTAATACACCCAAGCACAAAGTGAAGATTTCCTTCGGAAATACAGAGGTGTTCACCAACTTCGGATTCAATGTAAATTATAGATGGAGCGATACCTATTTATGGCAAAGTACTTTTGGGGATGGAACCGTGCCGGCATACTCTGTAGTAGATGCACAGGTAAATTACAAAGTGCCTTCTATTAAATCCATTTTTAAGTTGGGAGCCACCAACATTGGAGGGAACGAATATTTTACTGCCTATGGCACCGGATTAATTGGCCAGCAGTACTACCTATCGATAACATTCAATAACTAA